A window from Flavobacterium sp. 83 encodes these proteins:
- a CDS encoding IS1182 family transposase has product MQHIQGISRNQLRISSLEDAISSDNQVRFIDAFVNTISILRLGFSLQTLKKEGRPSYQTPVFLKIYLYGYLNGIRSSRKLEKECFRNLEMQWLLEGICPNYHSISDFRKNNPVALKNLFKLFVCFLKDIDLIGAETIAIDGTKSRAHNSKKANFNQKKIDKHLEYIENKTQEYLTALQENDVQENPVIIQNIQEKIERLKGNKLRYELLEEKLKASGEPQISTTDSDARALLVQGQVVEISFNIQAAVDAKHNLVVATHTINRNDRNALSAIALEAKENLGIATYSALVDKGYHNGKQIEICQQANITTIVAQPNQGKSNENGTQPDYLVANFQYDKNTDTYTCPQGETLHTTGNWHKKSSSKDGYNFKKYRTSKCKECAVKHLCTSRSGGREIDRGQYADAVEENNKRYRENPQLYRKRQEINEHIFGTIKRQWGYNHTNLTGLEKVNGEHSLIMLVYNIKRSINILGVPDLIAKLHKWNSPYKAKVLFLLKTNHLKLTNALDFYLMKLVA; this is encoded by the coding sequence TCGCTTTATCGATGCTTTTGTAAATACCATCTCCATTTTAAGACTTGGATTTAGTCTGCAAACCCTTAAAAAAGAAGGACGCCCGAGTTACCAAACGCCGGTATTTTTAAAAATCTATTTGTATGGCTATCTTAATGGAATAAGAAGTAGTCGGAAATTAGAAAAAGAATGTTTTAGAAACCTAGAGATGCAATGGCTTTTAGAGGGGATTTGTCCGAACTACCATAGCATTTCTGATTTCAGAAAAAACAATCCTGTAGCCCTAAAGAACTTATTCAAACTCTTTGTTTGCTTCTTGAAAGATATCGATTTGATAGGAGCAGAAACCATCGCGATTGATGGTACAAAAAGCCGGGCGCATAATAGTAAGAAAGCGAATTTCAATCAAAAGAAAATCGATAAACACCTAGAATATATCGAGAATAAAACCCAAGAGTACCTGACTGCATTACAGGAAAATGATGTACAAGAAAATCCTGTTATAATTCAAAATATCCAAGAAAAAATAGAACGCTTAAAAGGGAATAAACTGCGATATGAACTCTTGGAAGAAAAACTAAAGGCCAGCGGCGAACCGCAAATAAGTACTACCGATAGTGATGCTAGGGCTTTATTAGTACAAGGACAAGTAGTTGAGATATCGTTTAATATCCAAGCTGCCGTGGATGCTAAGCACAATCTGGTAGTAGCCACGCACACGATCAACCGTAACGACAGGAATGCCTTGTCAGCAATAGCTTTGGAAGCCAAAGAGAATCTAGGGATTGCAACGTACAGCGCTTTGGTGGACAAAGGCTATCACAACGGAAAACAAATCGAGATCTGTCAGCAAGCTAATATTACGACCATTGTAGCCCAGCCCAATCAAGGGAAAAGCAACGAAAACGGCACCCAGCCGGATTATTTGGTAGCCAATTTTCAATATGATAAAAATACCGATACCTATACTTGTCCACAAGGCGAAACATTGCATACCACAGGGAATTGGCACAAGAAAAGCAGTTCAAAAGACGGATATAATTTTAAAAAATACCGAACGTCAAAATGCAAAGAATGCGCGGTGAAACATCTTTGTACGAGTCGGTCAGGAGGCCGAGAAATTGATCGAGGTCAATATGCTGATGCTGTAGAAGAAAACAACAAACGCTATCGAGAGAATCCCCAATTGTATCGCAAGCGACAAGAGATTAACGAGCACATCTTTGGGACTATCAAACGACAATGGGGTTACAACCACACCAACTTAACGGGATTAGAAAAAGTAAATGGAGAACACAGCCTGATTATGCTGGTGTATAACATCAAGCGGAGCATCAATATACTGGGCGTTCCTGATTTGATAGCCAAACTCCACAAATGGAACTCACCCTACAAGGCAAAAGTCTTGTTTTTGCTAAAAACGAACCATTTAAAGCTAACTAATGCCCTTGATTTTTATCTAATGAAATTAGTAGCCTAA